One stretch of Acidobacteriota bacterium DNA includes these proteins:
- a CDS encoding Do family serine endopeptidase produces MSSRKTTFFYTVLIAVASVAVGMVIASRLDLSPRSDAQTLVPQVGASTPATGPVDAQTFRTIAKAVTPTVVNIRTTSKRQAQDLTDMFGGNEDQLRRFFPQPRNRQPREEVTQAAGTGFIISKDGYILTNNHVVEGATKIEVGLYGEEDQVYQARIVGRDQLTDSALIQLTDKVSHPLPEARLGDSTQMQPGDWVMAIGNPFNLSHTVSVGVISALGRPMQVADGRFEDVLQTDAAINPGNSGGPLLNLRGEVIGINSAIYTDSARGANIGIGFAVPINTVRDILPQLEKGKVVRGRIGVTVADLQHDALAEFGLKERKGALVSEVLANGPAVKAGIEPGDLILEFNGKPVSGRNALVTIVMNTKPGASVPIKVLRDKVEKSLSVTVEELNLDAETTRSTTSASDEEVGSGFGMTLGPLGADMARRLEVPSGTRGVLVTDLDPSSTAARAGVRPGDIILRVNRRPVETVSDATKALAAVKTGGAVQILLWSQGRQRFVVITKE; encoded by the coding sequence ATGTCCAGTCGTAAGACCACGTTCTTCTACACCGTGCTCATTGCCGTCGCGTCGGTGGCGGTGGGAATGGTGATTGCCTCGCGTCTTGATTTGTCGCCCCGGTCTGATGCGCAGACGCTCGTCCCGCAGGTTGGCGCCAGCACGCCTGCGACCGGCCCGGTGGACGCCCAGACGTTCCGGACGATTGCCAAGGCCGTGACGCCGACGGTGGTCAATATCCGGACCACGTCCAAGCGGCAGGCCCAGGATCTGACCGACATGTTCGGCGGTAACGAAGATCAGCTCCGCCGCTTCTTCCCGCAGCCGCGCAACCGTCAGCCGCGTGAGGAAGTGACGCAGGCGGCCGGCACGGGCTTCATCATCAGCAAGGACGGGTACATCCTGACCAACAACCACGTGGTCGAGGGCGCGACCAAGATCGAGGTCGGCTTATACGGCGAGGAGGATCAGGTCTACCAGGCCAGGATCGTCGGGCGCGATCAGTTGACCGACTCGGCGCTCATCCAGTTGACCGACAAGGTGAGCCATCCGCTGCCTGAGGCCCGGCTCGGCGATTCCACGCAGATGCAGCCCGGCGACTGGGTGATGGCGATTGGCAATCCGTTCAACTTGAGCCACACGGTGAGCGTGGGCGTCATCAGCGCCCTCGGGCGGCCGATGCAGGTGGCTGACGGCCGTTTCGAGGACGTGCTGCAGACCGATGCCGCGATCAACCCGGGCAATTCGGGAGGGCCACTGCTCAACCTGCGTGGTGAAGTGATCGGCATCAACAGCGCGATCTATACCGACAGTGCGCGTGGCGCCAACATCGGGATCGGATTCGCGGTCCCGATCAACACCGTGAGGGACATCCTGCCGCAACTCGAGAAGGGCAAGGTCGTGCGGGGCCGGATTGGCGTCACCGTGGCGGACTTGCAGCATGACGCGCTGGCCGAGTTCGGCCTGAAGGAACGCAAGGGCGCGCTGGTCTCCGAGGTGCTGGCGAATGGCCCGGCAGTCAAGGCTGGAATCGAGCCCGGCGACCTGATTCTGGAATTCAACGGCAAACCCGTCTCAGGCCGTAACGCACTGGTCACGATCGTCATGAACACCAAGCCGGGCGCGTCCGTGCCGATCAAGGTGCTTCGTGACAAGGTTGAGAAGAGCCTGTCTGTCACGGTGGAGGAATTGAACCTCGACGCGGAAACCACTCGCAGCACGACCAGCGCCAGCGACGAGGAAGTCGGCAGCGGATTTGGCATGACGCTTGGCCCGCTCGGCGCAGATATGGCGCGCCGGCTCGAGGTGCCGTCGGGCACACGCGGCGTGCTGGTCACCGATCTCGATCCGAGCAGCACGGCGGCGCGCGCTGGTGTGCGTCCCGGAGACATCATCCTGCGCGTCAATCGGAGGCCGGTCGAAACCGTCTCCGACGCCACCAAGGCGCTGGCTGCGGTGAAGACGGGCGGCGCGGTCCAGATCCTGCTCTGGAGTCAGGGTCGGCAGCGGTTCGTCGTCATCACGAAGGAGTAG
- a CDS encoding P1 family peptidase has protein sequence MRGIAEMIASVVLVVVATGLAAQATRPRARDLGIAPGVLAPGPLNAITDVAGVRVGHTTLIEGDSIRTGVTAILPHAGNLFQDKVAGAVFVGNAFGKLAGSTQVDELGTIETPIVLTNTLAVGIAVDAVVAWTLAQPGNSDVRSVNALVGETNDGGLNDIRGRHVTREHVTAAIAAARGGAVDEGSVGAGTGTQCFGWKGGIGTSSRMVPAPAGPGTQQADGYTVGVLVQTNFGGVLMIDGLPVGKALGRHAFAPAPPGGATLDPADGSCMIVVATDAPLDARDLKRLAARAVFGLARTGSSFSNGSGDFAIALTTAPALRSRSGARLPVARTILPTDGVSGLFEAALEATEEAVYNSLFRATTVTAGTRTAEAIPIDRIRELLATYRHGG, from the coding sequence ATGCGTGGCATCGCGGAGATGATCGCCTCTGTCGTGCTGGTGGTGGTCGCCACGGGCCTCGCAGCCCAAGCCACTCGACCACGCGCCCGGGACCTCGGCATCGCGCCTGGCGTGCTGGCGCCCGGGCCCCTCAATGCCATCACGGATGTCGCAGGCGTCCGTGTCGGTCACACGACGCTCATCGAGGGCGACTCGATTCGGACGGGCGTGACGGCGATCCTGCCGCACGCCGGGAATCTCTTTCAGGACAAGGTGGCCGGCGCGGTGTTCGTCGGCAACGCGTTTGGCAAGCTCGCGGGTTCAACCCAGGTCGATGAGTTGGGCACGATTGAAACGCCAATCGTGTTGACCAACACGCTCGCCGTCGGCATCGCCGTTGACGCGGTGGTCGCGTGGACGCTTGCGCAGCCTGGCAATAGTGATGTGCGCTCGGTCAACGCGCTGGTCGGCGAGACCAACGACGGCGGCCTGAACGACATCCGCGGCCGTCACGTGACACGCGAGCACGTGACTGCCGCCATCGCCGCCGCGCGCGGCGGCGCAGTGGACGAAGGGTCTGTCGGCGCCGGCACCGGCACGCAGTGCTTCGGGTGGAAAGGCGGCATCGGCACGTCGTCTCGCATGGTGCCAGCCCCGGCCGGCCCGGGTACACAACAAGCCGACGGCTACACGGTCGGCGTGCTCGTACAGACGAATTTCGGTGGCGTGCTGATGATTGATGGCCTGCCTGTCGGCAAGGCGCTCGGTCGCCATGCCTTTGCGCCGGCCCCGCCCGGCGGGGCAACGCTCGATCCGGCTGATGGCTCCTGCATGATCGTGGTCGCCACGGATGCGCCGCTCGACGCTCGCGATCTCAAGCGGCTCGCCGCCCGCGCTGTGTTCGGCCTGGCGCGGACGGGATCCTCGTTCAGCAATGGCAGCGGCGATTTCGCGATTGCGTTGACGACCGCGCCGGCCCTGCGGAGCCGATCTGGCGCGCGTCTGCCTGTGGCCCGGACGATTCTCCCGACCGATGGGGTGTCAGGGTTGTTCGAGGCGGCCCTTGAGGCAACCGAAGAAGCGGTGTACAACTCGCTCTTCCGCGCGACGACGGTGACGGCCGGCACGCGGACCGCCGAAGCCATCCCGATCGATCGGATTCGTGAACTGCTGGCGACCTATCGGCACGGCGGCTAG
- the aat gene encoding leucyl/phenylalanyl-tRNA--protein transferase, translated as MLQASLLVAAYEAGYFPMAQDSGEIHWYSPDPRGILPIEAYHPSRRLLRVVRSGRFEVTVDHAFRDVMLACAADRDEGTWINDEIVDSYCALHDVSLAHSIEVWHDGALAGGLYGVSVRGAFFGESMFHRVTDASKVALWRLGDILKTRGYQLLDIQWLTPFLATMGAIEIPRDDYLNLLQAAMQLDCRFDR; from the coding sequence ATGCTGCAGGCGTCGCTGCTGGTCGCCGCCTATGAGGCCGGCTACTTTCCGATGGCCCAGGATTCCGGCGAGATCCACTGGTACTCGCCCGATCCGCGGGGAATTCTACCGATTGAGGCGTATCATCCGTCGCGGCGGCTCCTGAGAGTCGTCCGGTCGGGGCGCTTCGAGGTGACGGTGGACCACGCGTTCAGGGACGTGATGCTGGCCTGCGCGGCCGACCGGGACGAGGGCACGTGGATCAACGACGAGATTGTCGACAGTTACTGCGCGCTGCACGACGTCAGCCTGGCTCATTCGATCGAGGTCTGGCACGATGGTGCGCTGGCCGGCGGGCTCTACGGCGTCAGCGTGCGCGGCGCGTTTTTTGGCGAATCGATGTTCCACCGCGTGACCGACGCGTCGAAGGTGGCCCTGTGGCGCCTGGGCGATATCTTGAAGACGCGCGGATATCAACTGCTCGACATCCAGTGGCTGACGCCGTTTCTGGCCACAATGGGCGCCATCGAGATTCCGCGCGACGACTACCTGAACCTGCTCCAGGCCGCCATGCAGCTCGACTGCCGGTTCGACCGATGA
- a CDS encoding VWA domain-containing protein, giving the protein MFRTATTVFTIGLVSATLAGQQPPPAAVQARPDQQVPPITFRSEVNYVEVDTVVVDARGNFVRNLNQGDFQVFEDGKPQKVTAFSLVDIPVERTEQPAFLGRAVEPDVRSNAKAPDGRLYVLVLDDIHTDLRRTGQVRRAAKQFVDKFLGANDLAAVVHASGRADVSQDFTNNKRLLDQAIDHFSGRKLRSATLNKIDDALAKRNNPMMGDKPPVDTEEQERAYNARSLLSTISNLADYMSAIHGRRKAIVLLSEGIDYDINNLMEMSDASIIRQETTDAIGAATRANINIYALDPRGLTDSGDDAMNLIGLPPDDPNANSLGMTALWDEIRLSQDSLNTLADETGGFAITNTNNTASKLQKIVDDNSSYYVLGYYPTNERRDGRYRKIDVRLTRPGLIVHARKGYVASSGKAPAAKKADATNTTSPAVRDALNSPLQTTGLTLSMFAAPFKGPAPKATLAIVAQFSGKDLAFTEKDGKFTNAVDMSYIVIDPEGKVVTGNKDTINMALKPETYKRVMQLGFRVQAKIDVPPGRYSLRLAVHESGGRVGSVFTDLVVPDFLKEPLTMSGLAVTSATAGLVPTAGASDLRDLLPAPPTTEREFTSNDQLAVLAEVYDNLGAQSHAVEITTTLRSDDGKTVFSNSERRQSSELAGARGGYGYTSRVPLTDLTPGLYVLKVEARSSLGKPLSVAREVQFRIIP; this is encoded by the coding sequence GTGTTCAGAACAGCGACAACTGTCTTCACGATTGGTCTTGTCTCCGCCACCCTGGCCGGCCAGCAGCCGCCGCCGGCGGCGGTGCAGGCCAGGCCAGATCAGCAGGTTCCGCCGATCACATTCCGCTCAGAGGTCAACTACGTCGAAGTCGATACCGTCGTCGTCGATGCGCGGGGGAACTTCGTCCGGAACCTCAACCAGGGGGATTTCCAGGTCTTCGAGGACGGTAAACCCCAGAAGGTGACGGCGTTCTCGCTGGTGGACATCCCGGTGGAGCGCACCGAGCAGCCGGCGTTTCTCGGCCGCGCCGTGGAACCCGACGTCCGCTCGAATGCGAAAGCCCCCGACGGCCGGCTGTACGTCCTCGTCCTCGATGACATCCACACCGACCTGCGGCGTACCGGACAGGTAAGGCGGGCGGCGAAGCAGTTCGTGGACAAGTTCCTCGGCGCCAACGACCTCGCAGCCGTCGTCCATGCCAGCGGGCGCGCCGACGTCAGCCAGGACTTCACGAACAACAAACGTCTGCTCGATCAGGCGATTGACCACTTCTCGGGGCGGAAGCTCCGTTCCGCCACGCTCAACAAGATCGACGACGCGCTGGCGAAGCGGAATAACCCGATGATGGGGGACAAGCCGCCGGTCGACACCGAGGAACAGGAGCGCGCCTACAATGCACGCTCACTCCTGTCGACGATTTCCAATCTGGCCGACTATATGTCCGCGATCCATGGCCGGCGCAAAGCGATCGTGTTGCTGAGCGAAGGCATCGACTACGACATCAATAATCTGATGGAGATGTCCGATGCGTCCATCATCAGGCAGGAGACGACCGACGCGATTGGCGCCGCGACCCGGGCCAACATCAACATCTACGCGCTCGATCCACGCGGTCTGACCGACTCGGGCGACGATGCCATGAATCTGATTGGACTGCCGCCCGACGATCCCAACGCGAATTCGCTCGGCATGACGGCGCTCTGGGACGAGATCAGGCTGTCGCAGGATAGCCTCAACACGCTCGCCGACGAGACCGGCGGGTTTGCCATCACGAACACGAACAACACGGCCAGCAAACTGCAGAAGATTGTCGACGACAACAGCTCGTATTACGTGCTCGGCTACTACCCGACTAACGAGCGGCGCGACGGCCGCTACAGGAAGATCGACGTTCGCCTCACCCGTCCGGGGCTGATCGTGCATGCCCGCAAGGGCTATGTCGCCTCCTCGGGGAAGGCGCCGGCGGCCAAGAAAGCCGACGCCACCAATACGACGTCTCCTGCAGTGCGTGACGCCCTGAACAGCCCGCTGCAGACGACGGGACTGACCCTGTCGATGTTTGCCGCGCCGTTCAAGGGACCAGCACCCAAGGCGACGCTGGCGATTGTCGCCCAGTTCAGCGGCAAGGATCTCGCCTTCACCGAGAAGGATGGCAAGTTCACCAACGCCGTCGACATGTCCTACATCGTGATCGACCCGGAGGGAAAGGTCGTGACCGGGAACAAGGACACCATCAACATGGCCCTGAAGCCTGAGACCTACAAGCGCGTCATGCAGCTGGGCTTCCGGGTGCAGGCCAAGATCGACGTGCCGCCCGGGCGCTATTCGCTGAGGCTGGCCGTGCACGAGAGCGGCGGGCGCGTCGGATCGGTCTTCACGGATCTGGTCGTGCCTGACTTCCTCAAGGAGCCGTTGACGATGAGCGGGCTCGCGGTGACGTCGGCAACCGCCGGGCTGGTGCCAACCGCCGGGGCGTCGGATCTGCGCGACCTGCTGCCGGCGCCGCCCACGACGGAGCGCGAGTTCACGTCGAACGATCAACTCGCCGTACTGGCCGAAGTCTACGACAATCTCGGCGCGCAATCGCATGCGGTCGAGATCACGACCACGCTGCGATCCGACGACGGAAAGACCGTCTTCAGCAACAGCGAGCGGCGTCAGAGTTCAGAGTTGGCCGGGGCGCGGGGCGGCTACGGATACACGTCGAGGGTGCCGTTGACGGATCTGACGCCTGGACTGTACGTGCTGAAGGTGGAGGCGCGGTCGAGCCTGGGCAAACCCCTGAGCGTCGCCCGCGAAGTGCAGTTCCGGATCATCCCGTAG
- a CDS encoding N(4)-(beta-N-acetylglucosaminyl)-L-asparaginase — protein sequence MSRKVNRREFVLSGAAAVAAAATVAPAVVLGQAPTMVVKKTVKPVVVSSANGNRFKNGGDVTGVEKAFKLITGGSDVLDALIAGVNLCELDPADTSVGYGGLPNAEGIVQLDSSVMHGPKKRAGAVACIEGVRTPSLVAKAVMEMTDHHLIVGQGAQAFARNLGFKIEDDLNTEQSRKLWLEWKRRTDPDHYLDPIKRSAAYYQSGLQMVKDGLIELDHFWGTINCDGLSPKGEICGVTTTCGLAWKIPGRVGDSPILGAGLYVDGEVGAAGSTGRGEANLYNLCSYLIIEEMRRGLTPKDAGMVALKRIKANTVEKRLLTKTGNPKFQINFYMLNAKGEYAGVSMYPSKYAVCTEAGPQTVATEPLIPTELEPEL from the coding sequence ATGAGCCGGAAAGTCAATCGTCGTGAATTCGTGCTGTCTGGTGCCGCGGCGGTCGCGGCGGCTGCGACCGTTGCGCCCGCCGTCGTGCTGGGCCAGGCCCCGACGATGGTCGTGAAGAAAACGGTCAAGCCGGTCGTGGTCTCGTCCGCCAACGGGAATCGCTTCAAGAACGGCGGGGATGTGACCGGCGTCGAAAAGGCGTTCAAGCTGATCACCGGTGGATCGGATGTGCTGGACGCGTTGATTGCGGGTGTCAATCTCTGCGAGCTTGATCCGGCGGACACCAGCGTGGGCTATGGCGGCCTGCCGAACGCGGAAGGCATCGTCCAGCTGGATTCGTCGGTCATGCACGGTCCGAAGAAGCGCGCCGGCGCGGTCGCCTGCATCGAAGGCGTTCGCACACCCTCGCTGGTGGCCAAGGCCGTGATGGAGATGACCGATCATCATTTGATTGTCGGCCAGGGGGCGCAGGCGTTTGCGCGCAATCTCGGGTTCAAGATCGAGGACGACCTGAACACGGAACAGTCGCGCAAGCTGTGGCTGGAGTGGAAGCGCCGGACCGATCCGGATCACTATCTTGATCCCATCAAGCGGTCGGCGGCCTACTACCAGAGCGGGCTCCAGATGGTGAAAGACGGGCTCATCGAGCTGGATCATTTCTGGGGCACCATCAACTGTGACGGCCTGAGCCCGAAAGGTGAGATCTGCGGCGTGACGACGACGTGCGGGCTGGCGTGGAAGATCCCGGGGCGCGTCGGCGACTCACCCATCCTGGGCGCGGGGTTGTACGTCGATGGCGAGGTCGGGGCGGCCGGATCAACTGGACGCGGCGAGGCAAACCTCTACAACCTGTGCTCGTACCTGATCATCGAAGAAATGCGTCGTGGCCTGACGCCCAAGGACGCGGGGATGGTGGCGCTCAAGCGCATCAAGGCGAACACGGTGGAGAAGCGCCTGCTGACCAAGACCGGCAATCCGAAGTTCCAGATCAACTTCTACATGCTGAATGCGAAGGGCGAGTACGCGGGTGTGTCGATGTACCCGTCGAAATACGCCGTGTGCACGGAAGCGGGTCCGCAGACGGTCGCGACCGAGCCGCTCATTCCGACGGAGTTGGAGCCGGAACTCTAG
- a CDS encoding class I SAM-dependent methyltransferase, whose amino-acid sequence MLDTEDYLECSVCRTLTQRRPPVELGLEESEARYAHNFGARERRWLALIANADPPVRSVLDLGAGDGGFVGLAHAEGWTARGLEGSEAMVALARARGYPVELCDVDRWSTDATRYGVVRLWYALEHVRHPGRLLREAARSLHAGGLLAIAVPNDANWLSKQVMRSPQDRFWEHPLHLHHFPPFGLEGWLRGLGFEVVIAEAGRPTELMRGGNLPLHETWEAAREHDPSLSRLFYQLGVGRSREFLLRVGAGHRS is encoded by the coding sequence GTGCTGGATACCGAAGACTACCTGGAGTGCTCGGTGTGTCGAACGCTGACCCAGCGGCGGCCACCCGTGGAACTTGGGCTCGAAGAATCTGAGGCGAGGTACGCTCACAACTTCGGTGCCAGGGAGCGGCGCTGGCTGGCACTCATCGCCAACGCGGATCCCCCTGTCCGCTCGGTGCTGGACTTGGGGGCGGGCGACGGGGGCTTTGTCGGCCTGGCACACGCGGAAGGGTGGACGGCGCGGGGACTCGAGGGCAGTGAGGCGATGGTGGCCCTCGCGCGTGCTCGCGGGTACCCGGTCGAGCTGTGCGACGTCGATAGATGGAGCACCGATGCCACGCGTTACGGGGTCGTCCGGTTGTGGTACGCGCTCGAGCACGTCCGGCATCCTGGTCGTCTACTGCGCGAGGCCGCACGCAGTCTCCACGCCGGCGGGTTGCTGGCGATCGCCGTCCCGAACGACGCGAACTGGCTCTCGAAGCAGGTCATGAGATCGCCACAGGATCGCTTCTGGGAGCACCCGCTGCATCTTCATCACTTTCCGCCGTTTGGCCTCGAAGGCTGGCTGCGAGGACTTGGCTTTGAGGTGGTGATCGCCGAGGCCGGCCGGCCGACCGAGTTGATGCGCGGCGGCAATCTGCCGCTGCACGAAACATGGGAGGCAGCGCGCGAGCACGATCCGTCGCTCAGCCGGCTGTTCTACCAGCTTGGCGTCGGCCGCAGCAGGGAGTTCCTGCTGCGCGTCGGGGCGGGTCACCGGTCGTGA
- the glgP gene encoding alpha-glucan family phosphorylase yields the protein MTSSLPSFPERIKDIGDLASDVWWSWSDRARELFRRLDYQLWRSTAHNPVQILRMITPERLEEVARDRTFLALYDDMIRGLRAARTAKDSWWAHTKNGHPVGTIAYFSAEFALHKSLPIYAGGLGVLAGDICKEASDLGLPFVGVGFMYPQGYFHQKVTADGWQLEAYERLDWNDAPIEPAMRADGQRCIVEVPLADRTLKVAAWHVRAGHVSLYLLDTDIEGNLAWDRELSARLYSGNQETRIQQEIVLGLGGVRVLQAMGITPALYHLNEGHAAFVVLQRLWDMQERGASFDEAMAEVRRTTVFTTHTPVPAGHDAFPFHLIETYIGPARPDLRGWREHFLALGNFDNGRGPMFNMTALAMRSSAGINAVSKLHGEVTRNMWTGLWPGTPAEKLPIRAITNGIHVGTWLANKMAQLFDRALGSHWRDRIDELEFWDRVLDIPDDELWTVRLRLRADLFRFIRDRARSRWGIHYGSAAQVVAAGTLLDPKALTIGFARRFTAYKRPELIFHDRQRLALILNGFRRPVQLVFAGKAHPADDTGKHHLQQVYTKAADPAFGGRVAFVDDYDLHVAHYLVHGCDVWLNTPRKPLEASGTSGMKAAINGVPHLSIGDGWWAEGFNGSNGWLIDGHTTGHDTAAQDAADADALYTLLETKIVPTFYDRDSNDLPPAWVQVVKESIRTAMPTFTTRRMMKQYVEEMYGPVLGLGLGRRDGSG from the coding sequence ATGACGTCTTCGCTTCCGAGTTTTCCCGAACGAATCAAGGATATTGGCGACTTGGCCTCCGACGTCTGGTGGAGCTGGAGCGACCGCGCGCGGGAGTTGTTCAGGCGGCTCGACTACCAGCTGTGGCGATCGACCGCCCACAACCCGGTCCAGATTCTCCGCATGATCACGCCGGAGCGTCTCGAGGAGGTCGCGCGCGACCGCACATTTCTTGCGCTCTACGACGACATGATTCGAGGCCTGCGCGCAGCGCGTACGGCCAAGGACAGCTGGTGGGCGCACACGAAGAACGGGCATCCGGTCGGCACCATCGCGTACTTTTCTGCAGAGTTCGCGCTCCACAAGTCACTGCCGATCTACGCCGGCGGTCTCGGCGTGCTGGCCGGTGACATCTGCAAGGAAGCGAGCGACCTCGGCCTGCCGTTTGTCGGCGTCGGTTTCATGTATCCGCAGGGGTACTTCCATCAGAAAGTGACCGCTGACGGCTGGCAACTCGAGGCCTACGAGCGGCTCGACTGGAATGATGCCCCGATCGAACCGGCCATGCGGGCAGACGGGCAGCGGTGCATCGTGGAGGTGCCGCTGGCGGATCGCACGCTGAAGGTGGCGGCCTGGCATGTCCGCGCCGGCCACGTGTCGCTCTACCTGCTCGACACCGATATCGAGGGCAATCTCGCGTGGGATCGCGAGCTGTCGGCGCGTCTCTACAGCGGCAATCAGGAAACGCGCATCCAGCAGGAAATCGTCCTTGGCCTCGGCGGCGTCCGCGTGCTCCAGGCCATGGGGATCACTCCGGCGCTCTACCACCTGAACGAGGGACACGCGGCATTCGTCGTGCTTCAGCGGCTCTGGGACATGCAGGAGCGCGGCGCCTCGTTCGACGAGGCGATGGCCGAGGTGCGCCGGACCACGGTCTTCACGACGCATACGCCCGTGCCAGCCGGACACGACGCGTTCCCGTTCCACCTCATCGAGACCTACATCGGGCCGGCACGCCCCGACCTGCGGGGATGGCGCGAGCACTTTCTGGCCCTCGGCAACTTCGACAATGGCCGTGGACCGATGTTCAACATGACGGCGCTGGCCATGCGCTCGTCGGCGGGCATCAACGCCGTGAGCAAGCTTCACGGCGAGGTCACCAGGAACATGTGGACCGGCCTGTGGCCGGGAACGCCTGCCGAGAAACTCCCGATCCGGGCCATCACCAACGGCATCCACGTCGGCACGTGGCTCGCCAACAAGATGGCGCAGCTGTTCGACCGGGCGCTCGGATCCCATTGGCGGGATCGGATCGACGAACTGGAGTTCTGGGATCGCGTCCTCGACATCCCCGACGATGAACTGTGGACGGTGCGGCTGCGGCTTCGCGCCGATCTGTTCCGGTTCATCAGGGACCGGGCCCGATCTCGCTGGGGCATACACTACGGCAGCGCCGCCCAGGTCGTGGCCGCCGGCACGCTGCTCGATCCGAAAGCTCTCACCATCGGCTTCGCCAGGCGCTTCACCGCCTACAAGCGCCCCGAACTCATCTTCCACGATCGGCAGCGGCTTGCCTTGATATTGAACGGCTTCCGCCGGCCGGTGCAACTGGTGTTCGCGGGCAAGGCGCACCCGGCCGATGACACCGGCAAGCATCACCTGCAGCAGGTCTACACGAAAGCCGCCGATCCGGCCTTCGGGGGCCGCGTCGCGTTTGTCGACGACTACGACCTGCACGTGGCGCACTACCTCGTGCACGGCTGCGACGTCTGGCTCAACACCCCGCGCAAGCCACTCGAAGCCAGCGGCACCAGCGGCATGAAAGCCGCGATCAATGGAGTCCCCCATCTGAGTATCGGCGACGGCTGGTGGGCGGAAGGCTTCAACGGCTCAAACGGCTGGCTCATTGACGGCCACACCACCGGGCACGACACGGCGGCTCAGGATGCGGCCGATGCCGACGCGCTCTACACGTTGCTTGAAACGAAGATCGTCCCCACCTTTTACGATCGCGACTCGAACGACCTGCCGCCCGCATGGGTCCAGGTGGTCAAGGAATCGATACGCACGGCCATGCCGACCTTCACGACTCGACGGATGATGAAGCAGTATGTGGAGGAGATGTACGGCCCGGTGCTGGGACTCGGTCTTGGGAGGCGCGACGGGTCCGGTTAG
- a CDS encoding VOC family protein: MDRPPHLGLRHLALNVRDVARMKAFYVEVMGFSVEWEPDPDNVYLTSGRDNLALHRVAEMATAGVGALDHLGVIVAGPDQVDAWAAFLESRGVALDMRPKTHRDGARSCDVRDPEGNRVQVIHHPPISGMP; this comes from the coding sequence ATGGACCGTCCGCCACACTTGGGGCTGCGACATCTCGCGCTGAATGTCCGGGACGTCGCGCGCATGAAGGCGTTCTACGTTGAGGTGATGGGCTTCAGCGTGGAGTGGGAGCCCGATCCAGACAACGTGTACCTCACGTCAGGGCGGGACAACCTGGCGCTGCACCGGGTGGCTGAGATGGCGACAGCCGGGGTGGGCGCGCTGGATCATCTCGGCGTCATCGTGGCCGGGCCTGATCAGGTGGACGCGTGGGCGGCGTTCCTCGAGTCGCGTGGCGTCGCGCTCGACATGCGTCCGAAGACGCATCGCGACGGCGCCCGATCGTGTGACGTCCGCGACCCGGAAGGCAACCGGGTGCAGGTCATCCATCATCCGCCAATCAGCGGCATGCCATAG